A stretch of the Sphingobacterium thalpophilum genome encodes the following:
- the treY gene encoding malto-oligosyltrehalose synthase, with product MHTNKNVSICHQSAPYTTYRIQFHKDFNFSDFELVIDYLQQLGIDTIYAAPILRSVPSSSHGYDGIEMNQIDPELGSLDDFKRIRKKLHQYGIKWLQDIVPNHMAFHTSNQWLMDVLEFGAASRYNTYFDTCLSSNMFEDGKLMVPVLVQSLDDVIHQGHLSLIRNHDKFYLSYQDNFYPLCPESYCYILVDSLRKTHGDYNGFLVQINTLQANGNIEEWNSIRQSIISEIGDVELELILQKFNSSGERLRELAHSQYYELCPWWETSKRINYRRFFTVNGLICIHMQDAAVFDHAHQLLNTLIEQGLIDGLRVDHIDGLYNPSRYLHNLRKLVGPNTYIVAEKILERGEKLPQNWPIQGTTGYEFLSACNNVFTNRKSRKVFDRYYRKLMGEKQTIKKLQLNKKLHIVREHMSGDVDNLVRMMSALLPAAHDKQDAIKAFVEFFLAYFPLYRIYDDHFPLSQESYALITRLFKKLTCTTELDQQIVQEVWSLFKDAQEGREISTLPALLQLLMRMMQFTGPVMAKGVEDTLMYTYNRFIAHNEVGDHPHNFGFSKKEFHRAMRHRQQYWPLSLNASSTHDTKRGEDARSRLLVLTSIADKWVKQVQIWQDIVWNEYRSDLPHPNDEYFIYQALVSSYPSGKHRKVVDEGFEQRFLDYLVKYLREGKERSNWEEPNFSYENTVQDFARFLLDAERPFFTSFYQFIEEIADHGMLNSLVQQVLKFTCPGVPDIYQGSELWDYSFVDPDNRRPVDYPLRKQLISDIAAIQEEDLVATLWRERHDGKIKLWLIRELIRIRKTNPALIGSGSYIKLKVSGRYRKHILAFARRSDDNWLVVVVPLHLGALAKAVKFVTGSFDWADTRVCLPTMHKVNWQQVVSENSGEGNEILMNDIFNQLPLAILTFKDKPQNRSAGILLHISSLPSPFGIGDMGKQARRFVDKLQASGQTWWQVLPLGPTDPAQNHSPYSTFSTRSGNPLFIDLKPLIKLGLLDKADLTEVKVNPSLPVDFDSVHAGKLALLSRAYERASREATTAFHDFCLQESVWLNDYALFMVLKEKHGYKPWYTWPEKYRKRDQSALDQFEKAHDYYISREKWMQFIFFSQWESLHQYCKDRGVRLLGDIPFYASYDSADVWANPLYFSIADDSKATMAAGVPPDYFNELGQLWGMPVYNWQTLKKDGYSWWIDRLVHSCKLYDRVRLDHFRAFSAFWEVPVTALSAKEGHWSRGPGAIFFNKVKQAMGSMPFVAEDLGDVDARVFQLRDQFGFPGMKVLQFAFGEDFACSPHIPHHYQQNFVAYSGTHDNNTTLSWYNQDLDQTAKGRISKYMGRSIDSRSINQSFLHMLYASVADTVIVPMQDLLDLDGSCRMNRPASTTGNWIWRMQKDAFNIAIQKQLLQLTILFNR from the coding sequence ATGCATACAAATAAAAATGTGTCCATTTGCCATCAGTCAGCGCCATATACTACCTACAGAATACAATTTCATAAAGACTTTAATTTCAGTGACTTCGAATTGGTAATCGATTATTTGCAGCAGCTTGGGATAGATACTATCTACGCTGCACCGATATTACGTTCGGTTCCTTCCAGCAGCCACGGCTATGATGGAATCGAAATGAACCAAATTGATCCGGAACTAGGGTCATTGGATGATTTTAAACGGATCAGAAAAAAACTCCATCAATATGGTATAAAATGGTTGCAGGATATCGTGCCGAATCACATGGCGTTCCATACTTCAAATCAATGGTTGATGGATGTTTTAGAATTTGGCGCGGCTTCGCGGTACAATACGTATTTTGATACCTGTCTCAGTTCAAATATGTTTGAAGATGGAAAGCTCATGGTTCCAGTTCTTGTACAATCGCTGGACGATGTAATCCATCAGGGGCATCTCTCTTTAATCCGAAATCATGACAAATTTTACCTGAGTTATCAGGACAATTTCTATCCCCTTTGTCCCGAATCCTACTGTTACATCCTGGTGGATAGCCTCCGGAAAACGCACGGTGACTACAACGGGTTTCTCGTGCAGATAAATACCCTTCAAGCCAACGGCAATATCGAAGAGTGGAATAGCATCCGTCAATCCATCATTTCGGAAATTGGCGATGTGGAACTTGAGCTTATCCTACAGAAGTTTAACAGCAGCGGTGAGCGTCTGCGCGAACTTGCCCATAGTCAGTATTATGAACTATGTCCCTGGTGGGAAACCAGCAAGCGGATAAATTACCGCCGTTTTTTCACGGTCAACGGCCTGATCTGTATACATATGCAGGATGCGGCTGTGTTTGATCATGCGCACCAGCTGTTAAACACACTCATTGAACAGGGGTTGATAGATGGACTACGCGTGGATCATATCGACGGTCTTTATAACCCTAGTCGATATCTACATAATTTACGTAAACTGGTCGGGCCTAATACATATATCGTGGCCGAAAAAATTCTCGAACGAGGAGAAAAATTGCCTCAAAACTGGCCTATCCAGGGAACCACCGGGTACGAATTTCTATCTGCCTGCAATAATGTCTTTACCAATCGGAAAAGTAGGAAAGTGTTCGATCGCTACTACCGAAAATTGATGGGTGAAAAACAAACGATCAAAAAGCTGCAATTGAACAAGAAATTGCATATTGTTCGTGAGCACATGAGTGGTGACGTTGACAATTTGGTGCGGATGATGTCGGCATTGTTGCCGGCTGCCCATGATAAACAAGATGCTATAAAGGCATTTGTGGAATTTTTTCTCGCGTATTTTCCATTGTATAGGATTTATGATGACCATTTTCCCCTATCGCAAGAGAGTTATGCCCTAATAACCAGATTATTTAAGAAGCTAACCTGTACTACAGAACTGGACCAACAGATTGTACAAGAAGTTTGGAGCCTATTTAAGGATGCGCAGGAGGGGCGGGAGATATCCACATTGCCTGCGTTACTTCAACTATTGATGCGTATGATGCAATTCACCGGCCCTGTTATGGCTAAAGGAGTGGAGGATACGCTCATGTATACGTACAACCGGTTTATTGCACACAACGAGGTAGGGGATCACCCGCATAATTTTGGCTTCAGCAAAAAGGAGTTTCATCGCGCAATGCGTCATCGGCAACAATATTGGCCCCTTTCGCTGAATGCAAGCTCGACGCACGATACGAAGCGTGGGGAAGACGCCCGTAGCCGCCTATTGGTGCTCACATCAATCGCAGATAAATGGGTGAAACAAGTACAGATCTGGCAGGACATTGTGTGGAACGAATATCGTAGCGATCTCCCGCACCCTAATGACGAGTACTTTATTTATCAGGCCTTAGTGAGTTCTTATCCTTCAGGGAAACATCGAAAGGTTGTAGACGAGGGCTTTGAACAGCGCTTTTTGGATTATTTGGTTAAATATCTGCGCGAAGGTAAAGAACGCTCTAACTGGGAGGAACCCAATTTCAGTTATGAAAACACTGTTCAGGACTTCGCGCGCTTTCTGCTTGATGCGGAACGCCCGTTCTTCACGAGCTTTTATCAGTTTATCGAAGAGATTGCAGACCATGGTATGCTCAACAGTCTTGTCCAGCAAGTATTAAAGTTTACCTGTCCCGGTGTTCCGGATATTTACCAAGGTTCCGAACTTTGGGATTATAGTTTTGTCGACCCCGATAATCGGCGGCCGGTCGATTATCCGTTGCGGAAGCAGCTAATATCTGATATCGCTGCAATACAAGAAGAAGATCTGGTTGCTACACTGTGGCGTGAACGGCATGATGGGAAGATCAAGCTTTGGCTGATCCGCGAACTGATCCGGATACGTAAGACAAATCCAGCGCTAATTGGCAGCGGCAGTTATATTAAACTTAAGGTATCCGGCCGTTACCGGAAGCATATTTTAGCTTTTGCACGTCGATCTGATGACAACTGGCTGGTCGTAGTAGTACCTCTACATCTAGGGGCACTCGCAAAAGCTGTCAAGTTTGTTACCGGAAGTTTTGACTGGGCGGATACGCGGGTTTGCCTCCCAACTATGCATAAAGTGAACTGGCAGCAAGTCGTTTCTGAAAACAGTGGTGAAGGCAACGAAATCCTGATGAACGACATTTTTAATCAGCTACCGTTGGCAATTTTGACCTTTAAAGATAAGCCGCAAAACAGGAGCGCCGGAATATTGCTGCACATCAGTTCGCTTCCGTCTCCCTTTGGCATAGGAGATATGGGCAAACAGGCCCGTCGTTTTGTGGACAAGCTACAGGCAAGCGGGCAGACCTGGTGGCAGGTGCTTCCACTTGGTCCCACTGATCCCGCGCAAAATCATTCTCCTTACAGCACCTTTAGCACCAGATCTGGCAATCCATTATTTATAGACCTGAAGCCCTTGATAAAATTAGGACTGCTCGACAAAGCTGATCTCACCGAGGTTAAAGTTAACCCTTCACTACCGGTTGACTTTGACAGCGTCCATGCGGGGAAACTCGCACTGCTGTCAAGGGCCTATGAGCGTGCTTCGAGAGAAGCTACAACAGCTTTCCATGATTTTTGTCTGCAGGAATCTGTTTGGCTCAACGATTACGCGCTCTTCATGGTTTTGAAAGAAAAACATGGATATAAACCTTGGTATACCTGGCCAGAAAAGTATCGGAAACGTGATCAATCAGCACTTGATCAATTTGAGAAAGCCCATGATTATTATATTTCAAGAGAGAAATGGATGCAGTTCATCTTCTTTAGCCAATGGGAAAGCTTACATCAGTATTGTAAAGACCGGGGGGTACGACTACTGGGCGACATACCATTTTATGCTAGCTATGATTCTGCTGATGTATGGGCCAACCCGTTATATTTTTCAATCGCTGATGATAGCAAGGCGACGATGGCCGCAGGGGTTCCACCCGATTATTTTAACGAGCTTGGGCAGTTGTGGGGCATGCCTGTCTATAATTGGCAGACGCTTAAAAAAGATGGTTATAGCTGGTGGATCGATCGTCTGGTCCATAGCTGCAAACTTTATGATCGGGTGCGTTTGGACCACTTTAGGGCTTTTTCGGCCTTTTGGGAAGTTCCCGTTACCGCCCTTTCGGCTAAAGAGGGGCATTGGTCTCGGGGCCCTGGCGCTATTTTTTTTAATAAGGTCAAACAGGCGATGGGCAGTATGCCCTTCGTAGCTGAAGACCTTGGGGATGTAGATGCACGGGTCTTTCAGTTACGCGACCAATTTGGTTTTCCCGGGATGAAAGTACTTCAGTTTGCTTTTGGCGAAGATTTCGCCTGTTCACCTCATATTCCACATCATTATCAACAGAATTTTGTTGCCTATTCGGGTACCCATGACAACAATACGACTTTGTCCTGGTATAATCAGGATCTGGATCAAACCGCTAAGGGTCGGATCAGCAAGTATATGGGACGATCGATCGATAGCAGATCGATAAACCAATCTTTTCTGCATATGTTGTACGCCTCCGTAGCTGATACGGTTATTGTCCCTATGCAGGATCTGTTAGATCTGGATGGATCCTGCCGGATGAATAGACCTGCGAGCACAACAGGCAATTGGATTTGGCGAATGCAGAAGGATGCTTTTAATATAGCTATCCAAAAACAATTACTTCAACTCACCATACTATTCAATCGATAA
- the glgX gene encoding glycogen debranching protein GlgX, giving the protein MEIQVFTGSPYPLGATFDGKGVNFALFSEHAEGVELCLYDDGEDSEEVARYKLTEKTHQVWHIYLTGVRPGQRYGYRVHGPYEPAQGHRFNPHKLLIDPYAKAISGTINWNDALFGYHIGDAEADLSFDTRDSSPYIPKGVVVDSGFDWGEDRPLRIPMHKSIIYETHVKGFTALHPDIPEEIRGTYAAMAHPVAIAYLKDLGITAVELLPVHHFLTDRHLQDRGLSNYWGYNSIGFFAPDVRYSSAGTHGEQVVEFKNMVKSFHQAGIEVILDVVYNHTGEGNEMGPTLSFRGIDNASYYRLAEDPRYYMDFTGTGNTLNARQPNVLRMIMDSLRYWIQEMHVDGFRFDLASALARELHDVDKLSSFFDVIHQDPVISQVKLIAEPWDIGEGGYQVGEFPAGWAEWNGKYRDCIRDYWIGADSMIGEFANRLTGSSDLYKGDNRTPSASVNFVTAHDGFTLHDLVSYNEKHNEANGEDNQDGDDHNRSWNCGAEGPTDDSGINQLRAKQKRNLLTTLFLSQGVPMLVAGDEWGRTQQGNNNAYCQDNEISWLDWARKDESLLNFTKQLIAFRREHPIFCRRKWFQGIPIRGTGVEDIVWFLPDASEMDDQHWEDDLARSLALFLNGQGIRSVDQDGTKVTDKNFYLLFNAYWEEVEYILPDERYSAGWTKVLDTNFDQIGELASHAPGDPIMVPPRSVLVFMSI; this is encoded by the coding sequence ATGGAAATTCAAGTTTTTACCGGTAGTCCTTACCCACTTGGTGCTACCTTTGATGGCAAAGGCGTTAATTTTGCACTTTTTTCTGAACACGCAGAGGGCGTGGAGCTTTGTCTCTATGATGACGGCGAGGATTCTGAAGAGGTCGCCAGATATAAATTGACCGAGAAGACGCACCAAGTATGGCATATCTACCTTACTGGGGTCAGACCCGGCCAACGGTATGGATACCGCGTTCACGGTCCCTATGAACCAGCTCAGGGACATCGGTTTAATCCCCATAAGTTGTTGATTGACCCCTATGCCAAAGCCATTTCCGGTACAATAAATTGGAATGACGCACTCTTCGGGTATCACATTGGTGACGCTGAGGCAGATTTGAGTTTTGACACAAGGGATAGTTCACCCTATATTCCAAAGGGAGTCGTTGTCGACAGTGGCTTTGATTGGGGTGAAGATCGGCCGTTGCGTATACCGATGCACAAAAGTATTATTTATGAAACACACGTAAAAGGATTTACGGCTCTGCATCCTGATATACCCGAGGAAATCAGGGGAACCTACGCCGCAATGGCACATCCCGTGGCAATCGCCTACCTCAAAGATTTGGGCATTACCGCTGTTGAGCTGTTACCAGTACATCATTTTTTAACAGATCGGCACTTACAAGATAGAGGCCTCAGCAACTACTGGGGCTACAATAGTATTGGTTTTTTCGCTCCAGATGTCCGTTATTCATCGGCAGGTACACACGGCGAGCAAGTGGTAGAATTTAAAAATATGGTGAAGTCCTTTCATCAGGCGGGGATTGAGGTGATTTTAGATGTTGTCTATAATCATACTGGTGAAGGCAACGAAATGGGGCCCACGCTTTCCTTTAGAGGTATTGACAATGCATCTTACTATCGTCTGGCAGAAGATCCCCGGTATTATATGGATTTTACAGGCACCGGAAATACCCTAAATGCGCGACAGCCAAATGTTCTGCGAATGATCATGGACAGTCTGCGTTACTGGATTCAGGAAATGCATGTAGACGGCTTCCGTTTTGATCTGGCTTCTGCCTTGGCTCGCGAACTGCATGATGTGGATAAATTGAGTTCCTTCTTCGACGTCATTCATCAGGATCCTGTCATCTCTCAGGTAAAATTGATTGCTGAACCTTGGGATATTGGCGAGGGCGGCTACCAAGTGGGCGAATTTCCGGCGGGTTGGGCAGAGTGGAACGGAAAATACCGTGATTGTATCCGTGACTATTGGATTGGAGCAGATAGCATGATTGGTGAGTTTGCCAACCGCCTCACTGGCTCGTCAGACCTCTATAAGGGTGACAACCGCACCCCTTCTGCCAGCGTTAATTTTGTGACCGCCCACGATGGCTTCACCTTGCATGACCTCGTTTCCTATAATGAAAAGCATAATGAAGCCAATGGAGAGGATAATCAAGATGGTGACGATCATAATCGTTCGTGGAATTGCGGAGCCGAAGGTCCCACGGACGATTCCGGAATCAATCAGTTGAGAGCAAAGCAAAAACGGAATCTGCTGACAACGTTGTTTCTTTCTCAAGGAGTACCTATGCTAGTAGCAGGAGATGAATGGGGGCGCACCCAACAAGGAAACAACAATGCGTACTGTCAAGATAATGAAATTTCATGGCTCGATTGGGCGCGTAAAGATGAATCCTTGCTGAATTTCACCAAACAATTGATCGCATTTCGGCGCGAACATCCGATTTTTTGCCGACGAAAGTGGTTTCAGGGAATTCCTATCCGAGGTACGGGTGTTGAAGATATTGTCTGGTTTTTGCCAGATGCCTCCGAAATGGACGACCAGCATTGGGAGGATGATCTGGCGCGTTCACTTGCGTTATTTTTGAATGGGCAAGGGATCCGGTCGGTAGATCAGGACGGTACCAAAGTGACTGATAAAAACTTTTATCTACTTTTTAATGCCTATTGGGAAGAAGTTGAATATATACTTCCTGACGAGCGATATAGCGCCGGCTGGACGAAAGTACTGGACACCAATTTCGACCAAATAGGTGAGCTTGCATCACATGCGCCCGGAGATCCGATTATGGTGCCACCACGTTCGGTCCTTGTATTTATGTCTATTTAA
- the treZ gene encoding malto-oligosyltrehalose trehalohydrolase — translation MQKTGIEKIGASCSATGGQVRVWAPFATSVSCVLGSQLTIPLQKEEYGYWYAESQDLRQGCLYRINIDGQEYPDPASLSQPEGVHGPSEIIDLSFPWTDRDYQPSRQSDFIIYELHVGTFTEKHDFAGAMERLPHLKDLGITAIEIMPIAQFSGDRNWGYDGVFPFAVHNSYGGAVGLQRFVDACHQLDIAVILDVVYNHLGPEGNYFPEFGPYFTDKYHTPWGQAINYDDRLNHGIRDMVLANVRMWFEDFHIDALRMDAVHAIKDFSPVHILQAIRQQTDEIIAATGKPRYLFVECDLNDRRFLEPLVKNGFAMDAQWLDEFHHALRVAVGEERRGYYEEFDGIGHLAKAYETAYVYDGCYSTHRQKFFGSKADGLPGKQFIVFSQNHDQVGNRMLGERSTVLYKDPIPKLLALAVFVSPFIPLIFMGEEWGTKKPFQYFVSHCSAELVKAVREGRRKEFAEFHTGNEVPDPQNQATFEGSVLDWKEPDSGKHRSYLAYYRALINFRKTNPVFKNIQREEMQASYVHEQSLLMLRIEKEGVRLLVVMNFSDRDQQISVSDMPQWQRIFDTDQGADINGESQFKQFEDTIAAWSGVVFQAGVHAFGVDR, via the coding sequence ATGCAAAAAACGGGAATAGAAAAAATCGGAGCCAGCTGCAGTGCGACGGGCGGGCAGGTGCGGGTGTGGGCACCTTTTGCAACTTCTGTAAGCTGCGTGTTGGGTTCACAGCTTACGATACCGCTTCAGAAAGAGGAATATGGTTATTGGTATGCTGAGAGCCAAGATCTTAGACAAGGTTGTTTATACCGAATCAATATTGACGGACAAGAATACCCTGATCCAGCATCGCTTTCGCAACCCGAGGGCGTACACGGTCCTTCCGAAATAATTGACTTGAGCTTTCCGTGGACGGATCGAGATTACCAGCCATCACGACAGTCGGACTTTATTATTTATGAGCTCCATGTCGGTACTTTTACAGAAAAGCATGATTTTGCCGGAGCGATGGAAAGACTTCCGCATCTCAAAGATTTGGGCATTACTGCGATAGAGATTATGCCGATAGCACAATTTTCTGGCGACAGAAACTGGGGTTATGATGGCGTCTTTCCTTTTGCTGTGCATAATAGTTATGGGGGGGCTGTAGGATTACAACGTTTTGTTGACGCCTGTCATCAGCTCGATATAGCCGTGATTTTGGATGTCGTTTATAACCATCTGGGACCTGAAGGAAATTATTTCCCGGAGTTTGGGCCTTACTTTACAGACAAATATCATACCCCTTGGGGTCAAGCGATCAATTATGATGATCGCTTAAATCATGGCATCCGCGATATGGTGCTTGCTAATGTTCGTATGTGGTTTGAAGATTTTCATATTGATGCCTTACGTATGGATGCGGTTCATGCGATAAAGGACTTCAGTCCAGTACATATTTTGCAAGCTATCCGACAACAGACCGATGAAATTATTGCAGCCACGGGTAAGCCGCGTTATCTATTTGTGGAATGCGATCTGAATGACCGCCGTTTTCTTGAGCCACTGGTGAAGAACGGATTTGCGATGGATGCGCAATGGCTTGATGAGTTTCATCACGCGCTACGTGTGGCGGTAGGTGAGGAGAGAAGGGGATATTATGAAGAGTTTGATGGGATCGGTCACCTAGCCAAAGCCTATGAAACTGCTTATGTTTACGATGGCTGTTATTCTACCCATCGACAGAAATTCTTTGGTAGTAAGGCCGACGGCCTCCCCGGAAAGCAGTTTATTGTTTTCAGCCAGAATCATGATCAGGTGGGCAACCGGATGCTGGGTGAAAGAAGTACTGTGCTTTATAAAGATCCCATTCCAAAGCTGTTGGCGCTGGCTGTGTTTGTATCTCCGTTTATTCCCTTAATTTTTATGGGTGAAGAGTGGGGAACAAAAAAACCGTTCCAATATTTTGTCAGTCATTGCAGTGCGGAGCTTGTGAAGGCCGTACGGGAAGGCCGGAGGAAGGAGTTTGCGGAGTTCCATACCGGGAATGAAGTGCCGGATCCACAGAACCAAGCGACTTTTGAGGGCTCAGTATTAGATTGGAAAGAGCCCGATAGCGGCAAACATCGTTCGTATTTGGCTTACTATCGCGCATTGATTAATTTCCGAAAAACTAACCCCGTATTTAAGAATATACAGCGTGAAGAGATGCAGGCGAGTTATGTGCATGAGCAAAGTCTGCTGATGCTCCGTATCGAAAAGGAAGGCGTACGCCTACTTGTTGTGATGAATTTTTCGGATAGAGACCAGCAGATTTCTGTTTCAGATATGCCGCAATGGCAACGTATTTTTGATACGGACCAAGGGGCGGACATCAATGGCGAAAGCCAATTCAAGCAATTTGAGGATACGATAGCGGCATGGTCTGGTGTCGTTTTCCAAGCTGGGGTGCACGCCTTTGGTGTCGACAGGTGA
- a CDS encoding NUDIX hydrolase, which yields MENRIIDKVALIHIANKKVLSTRSKSKNKLYFPGGKRENNESDLECLKREITEELNVDIVESTVKFFGFFEAPADGHEIGVTVQMLCYLADFTGILETANEIESFEWITYKDKNRTSAVDHLILDKLKSMNLID from the coding sequence ATGGAAAACAGAATTATCGACAAGGTCGCCCTTATCCATATTGCCAACAAAAAAGTATTGAGCACGCGCTCCAAGTCGAAGAATAAGCTGTACTTTCCCGGAGGAAAACGAGAGAATAACGAATCAGACCTCGAGTGCCTAAAAAGAGAAATAACAGAAGAACTGAATGTCGATATCGTGGAAAGCACCGTGAAATTCTTCGGTTTTTTTGAAGCACCAGCAGATGGGCATGAAATCGGTGTGACGGTCCAAATGCTGTGTTATTTAGCGGATTTTACAGGCATATTGGAAACGGCCAATGAAATAGAGTCTTTTGAGTGGATAACCTATAAGGATAAAAACAGAACCTCCGCCGTGGATCACCTGATATTGGATAAACTGAAGAGTATGAATCTGATCGATTGA
- a CDS encoding RNA polymerase sigma factor yields MSKTSLEELFLLVKNSNEEAFDELYHRTWQKLYEIAFRRLRDADTAKEIIQDLYIELWEKRERKVILDVDHYLCQAVRFKVIDRFRKEKKYVDELELLVEEISDGSTADDRYIQSELQLMVNTWLSRMPQKRRAIFLLRYNEDKTVKEIADLLGISTKTVQNQLLNTTNTLKHLIQKILFIFF; encoded by the coding sequence ATGAGCAAAACTAGTCTTGAAGAACTTTTTCTTTTGGTAAAGAACTCGAACGAGGAAGCGTTTGACGAACTTTACCATCGGACGTGGCAGAAATTGTACGAAATAGCTTTCCGTCGGCTGCGGGACGCAGATACTGCAAAAGAAATTATTCAGGATCTTTATATAGAATTATGGGAAAAACGCGAGCGAAAAGTAATTCTGGACGTAGACCACTACCTCTGCCAGGCCGTTCGTTTTAAAGTGATTGATCGATTTCGGAAAGAAAAGAAATACGTTGATGAACTGGAGCTCCTCGTTGAGGAGATCAGTGACGGGTCGACCGCTGATGACCGATATATACAGTCAGAACTTCAATTAATGGTAAATACATGGCTTTCGCGCATGCCTCAAAAACGTCGGGCGATTTTCTTGCTGCGTTACAATGAAGACAAGACCGTAAAAGAGATTGCAGATCTACTTGGAATATCTACCAAGACAGTACAAAATCAGCTACTCAATACCACAAATACGCTCAAACACCTCATCCAAAAGATCCTTTTTATTTTTTTTTAA
- a CDS encoding FecR family protein, whose amino-acid sequence MSERKPYVRAILKDLLDRYLSGRTTTREQKFVERLYDAMDRKGEDPVDIDRIGQEIRTAVHQGTRKRGVHRYRPQIWYAAASILIILGIFIFYRNQHTTISPMKIAVSSNRNPSLLIGNKQRFDLLDTLPRGVRYTTINDEKVLALDLLADMESDGKLRIENPSRSVFSVLLNDSTQVWLNYLAAIEIDRDFNKNNRSVDVHGEVFFDVYKQYSAGKKVPFVVRSTLQTIEVLGTKFNVNASGHNEENVVLTEGSIRLKHNLFETQVIIKPGQQAFIDRSKSKILLVQSNNIEKASAWRKGLFYFENEKLSDVALEFEQWYGINVIVDPAISNFPITGMISRYENISDVLDIIQQTNNINYLEKKGKIYVTRTNP is encoded by the coding sequence ATGTCTGAAAGGAAACCTTATGTCCGTGCAATTTTAAAAGATCTTCTCGATAGATATCTCTCGGGCAGGACGACAACTAGAGAACAAAAATTTGTAGAGCGTCTATATGATGCAATGGACAGGAAAGGTGAAGATCCTGTTGATATAGACCGTATCGGACAGGAAATTAGAACGGCAGTCCATCAAGGCACCAGAAAAAGAGGAGTACACCGGTATCGCCCTCAGATATGGTATGCTGCAGCAAGTATCCTTATTATCTTAGGAATTTTTATTTTTTATCGAAATCAGCATACCACAATTAGCCCTATGAAAATTGCCGTTAGCAGCAACCGCAATCCATCATTGCTAATAGGCAATAAACAACGGTTTGATCTTCTGGATACGCTTCCCAGAGGCGTACGTTATACAACAATCAACGATGAAAAAGTACTTGCCCTCGACTTACTCGCGGATATGGAGAGCGATGGAAAACTACGCATAGAAAATCCGTCACGTAGTGTTTTCTCCGTATTGTTGAACGACAGTACGCAGGTATGGCTCAATTATTTGGCTGCCATAGAGATTGATCGAGATTTTAACAAGAATAACCGTTCTGTAGACGTCCATGGTGAGGTGTTTTTTGATGTGTATAAGCAATATTCGGCGGGTAAAAAGGTGCCATTCGTGGTACGTTCAACGCTGCAGACCATTGAAGTACTAGGAACCAAATTCAATGTGAACGCATCTGGTCATAATGAAGAAAATGTGGTACTGACGGAAGGAAGCATCCGTCTTAAACATAACCTGTTTGAAACACAGGTGATTATTAAACCGGGGCAACAGGCCTTTATCGATAGGAGCAAATCGAAGATCCTATTGGTACAGTCCAACAACATTGAAAAGGCCAGTGCTTGGCGAAAAGGCCTATTTTATTTTGAAAATGAAAAGCTATCAGATGTGGCGCTTGAGTTCGAACAGTGGTACGGGATCAACGTCATTGTTGATCCGGCAATTTCCAACTTTCCCATAACAGGTATGATCAGTAGATATGAAAACATCAGCGATGTTCTGGATATCATTCAACAGACCAATAATATAAACTATTTAGAAAAGAAAGGAAAAATATATGTAACACGAACAAATCCATAA